A genomic stretch from Bacillus sp. N1-1 includes:
- the codY gene encoding GTP-sensing pleiotropic transcriptional regulator CodY — protein sequence MNLLEKTRKINGMLQKSEGPVNFTDMAETLRDAIMANVYVVSRRGKLLGIAINQEIENERMKNMFSERQFPEEYTQNLFNIGETSSNLDITSEYTAFPVENRDLFEKGLTTIVPIVGGGSRLGTLILSRLSDSFSDDDLLLAEYGATVVGMEILHEKAEEIEEEARNKAVVQMAISSLSYSELEAIEHIFEELEGNEGLLVASKIADRVGITRSVIVNALRKLESAGVIESRSLGMKGTYIKVLNDKFLVELSKLKTQ from the coding sequence ATGAATTTACTTGAAAAAACAAGAAAAATTAATGGTATGCTACAAAAGTCAGAGGGGCCAGTTAACTTTACCGATATGGCAGAAACGCTACGTGACGCTATTATGGCAAACGTATATGTTGTAAGCCGCAGAGGTAAATTACTTGGCATCGCAATTAATCAAGAAATTGAGAACGAACGTATGAAGAATATGTTCTCAGAGCGCCAGTTTCCTGAAGAATATACGCAGAATCTCTTTAATATTGGTGAAACGTCTTCGAACCTTGATATTACAAGCGAATACACAGCTTTCCCTGTAGAGAATCGTGATCTTTTCGAAAAAGGTCTAACAACGATTGTACCAATCGTTGGTGGTGGGAGCCGTCTAGGTACGCTCATTCTTTCTCGTCTAAGCGATTCATTCTCAGATGATGATCTTTTATTAGCTGAGTACGGAGCAACCGTAGTTGGGATGGAGATTCTTCATGAGAAAGCCGAAGAAATTGAAGAAGAAGCAAGAAACAAAGCAGTCGTTCAGATGGCGATTTCTTCTCTTTCCTATAGTGAACTTGAAGCAATTGAGCACATTTTCGAAGAACTTGAAGGAAACGAAGGCCTTCTCGTTGCAAGTAAAATTGCTGATCGCGTAGGGATCACACGCTCTGTAATCGTAAACGCTCTTCGTAAGCTTGAGAGTGCTGGTGTTATTGAGTCTCGTTCTCTAGGAATGAAAGGAACTTATATTAAAGTTCTTAACGACAAGTTTCTTGTAGAACTATCAAAACTGAAGACCCAATAA
- the rpsB gene encoding 30S ribosomal protein S2 gives MAVISMKQLLEAGVHFGHQTRRWNPKMKPYIFTERNGIYIIDLQKTVKKVEEAYNFVRDIAQDGGKVLFVGTKKQAQDSVKDEAIRAGQYYINQRWLGGTLTNFETIQKRINRLKSLEKMQEDGTFEVLPKKEVILLKKEMDRLERFLGGIKDMNGVPDALFVIDPRKERIAIAEARKLNIPIVAIVDTNCDPDEIDYIIPGNDDAIRAVKLLTAKMADAVIEVSKVEEEAEVEAVETEETSV, from the coding sequence ATGGCAGTAATCTCTATGAAACAGCTTCTTGAAGCTGGGGTACACTTCGGTCACCAGACTCGTCGTTGGAACCCGAAAATGAAACCTTATATCTTCACTGAAAGAAACGGTATCTACATTATCGACCTTCAAAAAACAGTGAAGAAAGTCGAAGAGGCTTATAACTTCGTTCGTGACATCGCTCAGGACGGTGGTAAAGTTCTTTTCGTAGGTACAAAAAAGCAAGCGCAAGATTCCGTTAAGGATGAAGCGATCCGTGCTGGTCAATACTACATCAACCAACGCTGGTTGGGTGGAACGCTTACGAACTTTGAAACAATTCAAAAGCGTATTAACCGCCTGAAGAGCCTTGAGAAGATGCAAGAAGACGGTACTTTCGAAGTACTACCTAAAAAAGAAGTTATCCTTCTTAAAAAAGAAATGGATCGCCTTGAAAGATTCCTTGGTGGTATTAAAGATATGAACGGCGTTCCAGACGCATTGTTCGTAATCGACCCTCGTAAAGAGCGTATCGCTATTGCTGAGGCTCGTAAGCTTAATATCCCTATCGTTGCGATCGTGGATACAAACTGTGATCCAGATGAGATCGACTATATTATCCCTGGTAACGACGATGCAATCCGCGCTGTGAAACTTCTTACTGCTAAAATGGCTGACGCTGTTATCGAAGTTAGCAAAGTAGAAGAAGAAGCAGAAGTTGAAGCGGTAGAAACTGAAGAAACATCTGTATAA
- a CDS encoding isoprenyl transferase, translating into MRKNEDEEQLEINTSANIPGHIAIIMDGNGRWAKKRGLPRVAGHREGVKVVKKIVRKANDLGVQYLTLYAFSTENWKRPKEEVDFLMKLPEQFLLSHLPELIEQNVQVRIMGEREQLPPHTFKAISKAVEETKDNTGLILNFALNYGSRHEMKTAMQRLLSDVKKGILTEEEITEERISSYLLSSQYPDPDLLIRTSGEIRLSNFMLWQLAYTELWFTEVLWPDFTEHHFVEAVQEYQRRGRRYGGV; encoded by the coding sequence ATGAGAAAGAATGAAGATGAGGAACAATTAGAAATTAACACATCTGCTAATATCCCAGGGCATATTGCGATCATTATGGATGGCAATGGACGCTGGGCCAAGAAGCGAGGTCTCCCACGTGTGGCTGGCCACCGTGAAGGTGTGAAGGTAGTGAAGAAGATCGTTCGGAAGGCAAATGATCTAGGCGTTCAATATTTGACGCTCTATGCCTTTTCAACTGAAAATTGGAAACGACCGAAAGAGGAAGTAGACTTTTTGATGAAGCTCCCAGAACAATTTCTACTTAGCCACCTGCCAGAATTAATTGAGCAGAATGTTCAAGTACGAATTATGGGAGAACGAGAGCAGCTGCCCCCCCATACGTTCAAAGCCATTAGCAAGGCAGTAGAAGAAACGAAAGATAATACCGGACTTATTCTTAATTTCGCACTAAACTACGGCAGTCGTCATGAAATGAAGACGGCCATGCAGCGGTTATTAAGTGATGTGAAAAAGGGGATACTGACAGAAGAAGAGATTACGGAAGAGAGAATTTCTTCCTATTTACTCAGTAGTCAATATCCGGATCCGGATTTGCTTATACGGACAAGCGGAGAAATACGCTTAAGTAACTTTATGCTCTGGCAGCTGGCATACACAGAACTATGGTTTACAGAAGTTCTATGGCCTGATTTTACAGAGCACCATTTTGTTGAAGCCGTACAGGAATATCAGCGAAGAGGAAGACGTTACGGCGGGGTGTAA
- the hslU gene encoding ATP-dependent protease ATPase subunit HslU — protein sequence MSNPLTPRQIVEKLDQYIVGQNDAKKAVAVALRNRYRRSQLSDKLKDEVNPKNILMIGPTGVGKTEIARRLARLVNAPFIKVEATKFTEVGYVGRDVESMVRDLVETSIRLVKEDRMEQVKGKAEENANKRIVELLVPSSKKQTQYKNPLEMLFGNQGQEETANQSASEDQSIASRRKQMAQQLALGELEDRMITVEVEEQNNSMMDMFQGAGMEQMGMNMQDMLGNIMPKKKKKRKLPVSEARKVLTQDEAAKLVDMDEVAQDAVSKTEQSGIIFIDEIDKVAGKSQQSADVSREGVQRDILPIVEGSTVTTKYGPVKTDHILFMAAGAFHMSKPSDLIPELQGRFPIRVELSSLTVDDFKRILTEPDNALVKQYTALLETEGIKVEFSDDAILKIATIATEVNQDTDNIGARRLHTILEKLLEDLSFEAPDINLDSITITPEYVEEKLASIAKNRDLSQYIL from the coding sequence ATGTCTAATCCATTAACACCGAGACAAATTGTTGAAAAGCTTGATCAGTATATTGTTGGTCAGAATGACGCAAAGAAGGCTGTCGCAGTGGCATTAAGAAATCGATACCGCCGTAGCCAGCTGAGCGACAAACTGAAGGATGAAGTGAATCCGAAAAACATCTTAATGATTGGACCTACAGGCGTAGGTAAGACTGAGATAGCACGTCGACTTGCTCGCCTTGTCAATGCGCCATTCATTAAAGTTGAAGCAACAAAATTTACTGAAGTAGGTTATGTTGGTCGAGATGTGGAATCGATGGTTCGTGATCTCGTGGAAACATCAATCAGGCTTGTCAAAGAAGATCGTATGGAACAGGTGAAGGGCAAGGCGGAAGAAAATGCGAACAAACGCATTGTGGAATTGCTTGTACCTTCTAGTAAAAAGCAAACCCAATACAAAAATCCGCTTGAAATGTTATTTGGTAATCAAGGACAAGAGGAAACAGCGAACCAGTCCGCAAGTGAAGATCAGTCCATTGCATCTAGGCGGAAGCAAATGGCTCAGCAGCTCGCACTTGGCGAACTGGAAGATCGCATGATTACAGTGGAAGTTGAGGAGCAAAACAACTCCATGATGGATATGTTCCAGGGCGCTGGTATGGAACAAATGGGTATGAACATGCAGGATATGCTCGGCAACATTATGCCCAAAAAGAAGAAAAAGCGTAAGCTGCCTGTCTCAGAAGCAAGAAAAGTTTTAACGCAGGACGAAGCAGCAAAACTGGTGGATATGGACGAAGTTGCCCAAGATGCTGTTTCAAAGACAGAACAATCGGGTATCATCTTCATTGATGAAATTGATAAGGTAGCTGGGAAAAGCCAGCAATCAGCTGATGTTTCAAGAGAAGGTGTTCAAAGAGACATTTTACCGATTGTAGAAGGCTCAACAGTAACAACAAAATATGGACCTGTTAAAACAGATCACATTTTATTTATGGCTGCAGGAGCTTTCCATATGTCAAAACCATCTGATCTGATCCCTGAGCTACAGGGGCGTTTCCCAATTCGCGTAGAGCTATCAAGTTTAACGGTAGACGATTTTAAGCGGATTTTAACAGAGCCCGATAATGCTCTTGTGAAGCAATATACAGCTTTATTAGAAACTGAAGGTATTAAAGTTGAATTTTCTGACGATGCTATTCTTAAAATTGCTACAATTGCTACAGAAGTGAACCAGGACACGGATAATATTGGTGCGCGAAGACTTCATACAATTTTAGAAAAGCTTCTTGAAGATCTTTCATTCGAAGCACCGGACATTAATCTAGACAGCATTACAATCACACCAGAGTATGTTGAGGAAAAGTTAGCTTCTATTGCGAAGAACCGTGACCTCAGCCAATACATCCTATAA
- the hslV gene encoding ATP-dependent protease subunit HslV, with protein MGDFHSTTIFAVQHNGECAMAGDGQVTFGNAVVMKHTAKKVRRLFHGKVVAGFAGSVADAFTLFEKFESKLEEFGGNLQRAAVELAKEWRSDRVLRKLEAMLIVMNKDELLLISGTGEVIEPDDGILSIGSGSNYALSAGRALKRYSDNKTAEEIARASMEIASEICVYTNDQIIVETI; from the coding sequence ATGGGAGACTTTCATTCTACAACGATATTTGCCGTTCAGCATAATGGTGAGTGTGCAATGGCTGGTGACGGTCAGGTTACATTCGGAAATGCTGTGGTCATGAAGCATACAGCTAAGAAAGTAAGAAGGCTTTTTCATGGAAAAGTAGTTGCGGGATTTGCTGGATCCGTTGCTGATGCTTTTACTCTTTTTGAGAAATTTGAGAGCAAGCTTGAGGAATTTGGTGGCAACCTTCAACGTGCAGCTGTGGAACTTGCTAAAGAGTGGCGCAGTGATCGCGTGTTAAGAAAGCTTGAAGCAATGCTAATTGTAATGAACAAAGATGAGCTATTGCTTATCTCAGGTACTGGTGAAGTGATTGAACCTGATGATGGCATTCTTTCAATTGGTTCAGGATCAAACTACGCTCTTTCAGCAGGCAGAGCACTTAAGCGTTATAGTGATAACAAAACCGCTGAAGAAATTGCGCGAGCATCTATGGAAATTGCATCTGAAATATGCGTGTACACGAATGATCAAATTATCGTAGAAACCATTTAG
- the frr gene encoding ribosome recycling factor, producing the protein MTKEILKNAEERMQNGISSLKRELATLRAGRANASLLDKVQVDYYGAPTPVNQLAGVSVPEARMLLIQPYDKTAIGDIEKAILKSDLGLTPSNDGNVIRLTIPALTEERRKDLVKLVKKYAEEGKVVIRNIRRDANDELKKQEKDGDITEDELRRGNDDVQKLTDKYVAEADSIAADKEKEIMEV; encoded by the coding sequence ATGACGAAAGAAATCTTGAAAAACGCTGAAGAACGTATGCAAAATGGAATTTCAAGCTTAAAGCGTGAGCTAGCGACACTACGAGCAGGAAGAGCAAATGCTTCTCTACTTGATAAAGTTCAAGTGGACTACTACGGTGCTCCAACACCTGTTAACCAACTTGCTGGTGTTTCAGTTCCAGAAGCGCGTATGCTATTGATCCAACCTTACGACAAAACTGCGATTGGCGATATTGAAAAAGCCATTCTTAAATCTGATCTTGGTCTAACACCTTCTAATGATGGAAATGTCATTCGTCTTACAATCCCAGCACTTACGGAAGAGCGTCGTAAAGATCTTGTTAAACTCGTTAAGAAATATGCTGAAGAAGGCAAAGTTGTTATCCGTAACATTCGCCGCGATGCAAATGATGAGTTAAAGAAACAAGAAAAAGATGGCGACATTACAGAAGATGAACTTCGCCGCGGAAACGACGATGTGCAGAAGCTTACTGACAAATATGTAGCTGAAGCTGACAGCATTGCTGCTGATAAAGAAAAAGAAATCATGGAAGTCTAA
- the tsf gene encoding translation elongation factor Ts translates to MAVTAQMVKELRAQTGAGMMDCKKALTENDGDMDKAIDWLREKGISKAAKKADRVAAEGLATIAVEGNKAVIAEINSETDFVAKNESFTSLINEISQHLLKANPESVDAALESKMENGQTVTEYLNDKIAKIGEKISLRRFQIVEKTDADAFGAYLHMGGRIGVLTLLEGTTDEEVAKDVAMHTAAVNPRFVSRDAVPAEEVEREREVLKQQALNEGKPEKIVEKMVEGRINKFFEEISLVDQPFVKDTDQKVGKYVESKGATVKGFIRYEVGEGMEKREDNFAEEVMSQVKK, encoded by the coding sequence ATGGCAGTAACAGCTCAAATGGTAAAAGAATTGCGTGCACAAACAGGCGCAGGAATGATGGATTGCAAAAAAGCACTAACTGAAAACGATGGTGACATGGACAAGGCAATTGACTGGCTTCGTGAGAAAGGTATCTCGAAAGCAGCGAAAAAAGCTGACCGCGTAGCAGCAGAAGGTCTTGCAACGATCGCTGTTGAAGGAAACAAAGCAGTAATTGCTGAAATTAACTCTGAAACTGACTTCGTTGCAAAGAACGAGAGCTTTACTTCTTTAATCAACGAAATCTCTCAACACCTCCTTAAAGCAAACCCTGAGTCTGTAGATGCAGCTCTTGAAAGCAAAATGGAAAACGGACAAACAGTGACTGAATATTTGAATGATAAAATCGCAAAAATTGGAGAGAAAATTTCTCTTCGTCGCTTCCAAATCGTTGAAAAAACTGATGCAGACGCATTTGGCGCTTACCTTCATATGGGTGGACGCATCGGTGTACTAACACTTCTTGAAGGCACGACTGATGAAGAAGTAGCGAAAGACGTAGCAATGCACACAGCGGCAGTTAACCCTCGTTTCGTATCTCGCGATGCTGTTCCAGCTGAAGAAGTTGAGCGTGAGCGCGAAGTTCTTAAGCAACAGGCTCTTAACGAAGGTAAGCCTGAGAAAATTGTTGAGAAAATGGTAGAAGGCCGTATCAACAAATTCTTCGAAGAAATTTCTCTAGTAGATCAGCCGTTTGTTAAAGACACTGATCAAAAAGTAGGAAAGTATGTAGAGTCTAAAGGCGCTACTGTAAAAGGATTCATCCGCTACGAAGTTGGCGAAGGCATGGAGAAACGTGAAGATAACTTCGCTGAAGAAGTTATGTCTCAAGTGAAGAAGTAA
- a CDS encoding phosphatidate cytidylyltransferase: MKQRVITGVIFGALLLGMIVIGDWPFILLMALVATVGMVELLLMKKITLVSLPGLLAIVGTWILVMPDDWIASLTSSVFTKIDLLFFGLLILLAMTVLTKNKYSFDESSFIMMASLYVGLGFYYFTATRYLGESNLDGMIHLFFIIFLIWASDSGAYFVGRSLGKKKLWPHISPNKTVEGAVGGVVMALIVGIVFQLIYPVYESMVVVIIVSVLTSVFGQIGDLVESAFKRHYGVKDSGSILPGHGGILDRFDSLIFVLPLLHLLNLV, encoded by the coding sequence ATGAAACAACGTGTTATAACGGGTGTGATTTTTGGCGCCCTCTTGTTAGGAATGATTGTAATTGGAGACTGGCCGTTCATTCTTTTGATGGCGCTAGTTGCCACAGTTGGAATGGTTGAACTGTTACTGATGAAGAAAATCACATTAGTTTCACTTCCTGGCTTACTTGCTATCGTCGGAACGTGGATTCTTGTCATGCCTGATGACTGGATTGCTTCACTAACATCATCTGTTTTTACCAAAATTGATCTCTTATTCTTCGGATTGCTCATTCTACTTGCAATGACGGTTCTGACGAAAAATAAGTATAGTTTTGATGAAAGCTCTTTTATTATGATGGCATCGCTCTATGTTGGTTTAGGTTTTTATTATTTCACAGCAACACGTTATCTTGGTGAAAGTAATTTAGACGGCATGATTCATTTGTTCTTTATTATTTTTCTCATATGGGCATCTGATTCTGGAGCCTATTTTGTGGGACGATCACTCGGTAAGAAAAAACTTTGGCCACATATATCTCCAAACAAAACCGTTGAAGGTGCAGTTGGTGGCGTTGTGATGGCCTTAATCGTAGGGATTGTTTTTCAACTGATTTATCCGGTATATGAATCCATGGTTGTTGTCATAATCGTATCGGTGTTAACATCTGTTTTTGGACAGATTGGTGATCTTGTTGAATCTGCGTTTAAGCGTCATTATGGAGTGAAAGATTCCGGCAGTATCTTACCAGGGCACGGAGGGATACTTGATCGATTTGATAGTCTTATATTCGTTCTCCCCCTTCTGCATTTACTTAACCTGGTATAG
- the xerC gene encoding tyrosine recombinase XerC, with protein MNNNQQAHIQSFSEYLQIEKNCSPHTISGYLQDIEHFRSFMKQQTIDVFAAVSYADVRIYLTELHERGYARKTAARKISTLRSLYRFLLRENIVEINPFTMSSLPKQEKRLPQFLYEKELNVLFDTPDTTKPLGQRDRALLEVLYGCGIRVSECVGLNLEDIDFAIGTIFVLGKGRKERYVPIGSFAIDAMKEYIHDGREQLLSSGKEPTKALFLNFRGSRVTARGVRTILDKIVKDASLHVHISPHVMRHTFTTHLLNEGADLRSVQELLGHSDLSSTQIYTHVTGDRLRNIYMNHHPRA; from the coding sequence GAAAAGAATTGTTCACCACATACGATCTCAGGTTACTTACAGGATATTGAACATTTCAGGTCTTTTATGAAGCAGCAGACTATTGATGTCTTTGCTGCTGTTTCTTATGCAGATGTCAGAATTTATTTAACTGAGCTTCATGAGCGAGGTTACGCAAGAAAAACAGCAGCAAGAAAAATTTCAACGTTACGAAGCTTATATCGATTCCTTTTACGTGAGAACATCGTAGAGATTAATCCCTTTACAATGAGTTCGCTGCCAAAACAAGAAAAACGTCTTCCGCAATTTTTGTACGAAAAAGAACTTAACGTGCTTTTTGACACGCCAGATACAACGAAGCCGCTTGGTCAACGCGACAGAGCGCTGCTCGAAGTACTATACGGGTGTGGCATACGAGTGAGTGAGTGTGTTGGGCTTAATTTGGAAGACATTGATTTTGCGATTGGAACGATTTTTGTACTTGGTAAAGGACGTAAGGAAAGGTATGTACCAATAGGGAGTTTCGCTATAGATGCAATGAAAGAGTACATTCATGATGGACGAGAACAGTTGCTATCGTCAGGGAAAGAGCCGACAAAAGCCCTGTTCCTAAATTTTAGAGGTAGTCGTGTGACGGCAAGAGGTGTTCGTACAATTTTAGATAAGATTGTAAAAGATGCTTCTTTGCATGTACATATAAGCCCGCATGTGATGAGACACACATTCACAACGCATTTGCTGAATGAAGGGGCAGACTTACGTTCTGTGCAGGAGCTATTAGGGCATTCTGATTTATCATCTACTCAGATCTATACCCACGTGACGGGAGATCGATTGCGAAATATATACATGAACCATCACCCAAGAGCTTAA
- the pyrH gene encoding UMP kinase, with the protein MSGAKYERVVLKLSGEALSGGEGQGISPSIVQSIASQVKEIHEMGVEVAVVVGGGNIWRGKVGSEMGMDRTTADYMGMLATVMNSLAMQDSLESIGVETRVQTSIEMRQVAEPYIRRKAIRHLEKKRVVIFAAGTGNPYFSTDTTAALRAAEIEADVILMAKNNVDGVYTADPTVDTTAKKYDTLSYLDVLKEGLAVMDSTASSLCMDNDIPLVVFSIMEEGNIKRAICGEEIGTVVKGRN; encoded by the coding sequence ATGAGCGGAGCCAAGTATGAACGCGTTGTGTTAAAATTAAGCGGAGAAGCATTGTCCGGTGGAGAAGGTCAGGGAATATCTCCTTCAATCGTTCAGTCTATCGCATCACAGGTGAAGGAAATTCATGAAATGGGTGTAGAAGTTGCTGTTGTTGTAGGCGGTGGAAACATCTGGCGTGGAAAAGTAGGCAGTGAAATGGGAATGGATCGTACGACTGCTGATTATATGGGGATGCTTGCTACTGTAATGAATTCACTTGCAATGCAGGATAGCCTTGAAAGCATTGGAGTTGAAACGCGTGTTCAAACTTCAATTGAAATGAGACAGGTAGCTGAGCCGTACATCCGTCGTAAAGCCATTCGTCACCTTGAAAAAAAACGCGTTGTCATTTTTGCAGCAGGTACTGGTAACCCATACTTCTCGACAGATACGACTGCAGCATTGCGTGCGGCAGAAATTGAAGCAGATGTTATTTTAATGGCGAAAAACAACGTAGACGGCGTTTATACAGCCGATCCAACAGTTGACACAACTGCGAAGAAGTATGACACTCTTTCTTACCTCGATGTACTCAAGGAAGGTTTAGCTGTAATGGACTCCACAGCTTCTTCACTTTGCATGGACAACGATATTCCACTTGTTGTCTTCTCTATCATGGAAGAAGGTAATATTAAGCGCGCCATTTGTGGCGAAGAAATTGGAACAGTAGTAAAGGGGAGAAATTAA